The region ACTTTCTCTTTTTCTTCTTTTTCCATACATTCTGCTTTTTCATTCCAAAACATAGTATCCCTATTTTTCCAAATTATTTCTTATATGTTAAATTATTAATTTTTGTTCATATAAAACTTGTTGTATTGTTTAGTTTGTTTAATGATTTTTTATACGTTCAAAGGTAAATATTGATTTTAACTTGTTAAATTATGAATAAACATCAATATTTACTTTATTTTATCTATAATCTTTTTATATTACTTATTTTAAACATTGTAATGGTGAAAATCATGAATGATAAAATCAAACAAGATAATATAGAATTTGAAAAGAAAAACTATCAAAATGCACTGAACTGTCTTAATCAGGTTCATAAAAATGAATATGGCTATAAATTTTCTTTAATTGTTAAACTGGATTCTTTCATGAGGCTGAAGAAATATGATGAGGCTTTAAAAATCATCGATTTGATTATTGAGGAATCACCTCACATTGAAATTTTCTGGGCAGAAAAAGTTAGATGTCATCTGTTCTTAAATGAGGATGCAAAAGCATTGGATGCATTAAAAGAGCTTGAAAAATTATGTGGTGATGAAGATAAGGAGGGGTTTGTCAGAATTGCCAGATTCTATAGTATTTTAAATGAGAATGACAAGGTTATAGAAAACTGTGACAATGCATTAAAGGTTGATGAAAATTATCTTCCTGCATTATATGAAAAAATGCTCGCTACTTCATTTTTAAAGGATGAAAAAATGATTGATGATATTAGTGAGTATATCTTAAACGCATCAGACAATGATTTGTTAAGTATGCTGCCAGTAATAATGATTAATCTATTTTCTGAAAAATATGAAAAGGCTTTAGATTTGATTGAAAACTGTGAACTTGGAGAGATTGATGAGGAACATAGGCAATTGTTGAAGGGTGCAGTTTATAAAAGGATTTGTGACGATTTAAATGCTCAGATTATGTTGTC is a window of Methanobrevibacter sp. DNA encoding:
- a CDS encoding lipopolysaccharide assembly protein LapB, whose amino-acid sequence is MNDKIKQDNIEFEKKNYQNALNCLNQVHKNEYGYKFSLIVKLDSFMRLKKYDEALKIIDLIIEESPHIEIFWAEKVRCHLFLNEDAKALDALKELEKLCGDEDKEGFVRIARFYSILNENDKVIENCDNALKVDENYLPALYEKMLATSFLKDEKMIDDISEYILNASDNDLLSMLPVIMINLFSEKYEKALDLIENCELGEIDEEHRQLLKGAVYKRICDDLNAQIMLSEKVDLDVRDAVRLMLEFKETGKDHGEFNGVEYYIF